The following are encoded in a window of Dioscorea cayenensis subsp. rotundata cultivar TDr96_F1 chromosome 16, TDr96_F1_v2_PseudoChromosome.rev07_lg8_w22 25.fasta, whole genome shotgun sequence genomic DNA:
- the LOC120279158 gene encoding Golgi SNAP receptor complex member 1-1, producing MEMQVASWDSLRKQARKLEGQLDEQLNTYRRFVSNKPDGSENDIESVIERLLKQLQQVNSQMQSWVSSGGSEILSHTLNRHREILQDLSQEFKRLRSSLRAKQEHASLLDFRDFDKAGLDLEEGGGSVEQALLKEQAALSRSSGQIDSVISHAQATLGALVLQRSTFGGISSKITNVSSRLPTVNHILSSIRRKKSMDTIILSLVASVCTFLILIYWLSK from the exons ATGGAAATGCAGGTCGCCTCCTGGGATTCGCTCCGTAAGCAG GCAAGGAAACTTGAAGGGCAGCTAGATGAACAATTAAACACTTATCGGAGATTTGTTTCTAACAAACCTGACGGTTCAGAGAATGACATTGAATCTGTTATAGAAAGGTTACTAAAACAGCTTCAGCAAGTAAATTCACAAATGCAATCATGGGTATCATCTGGAGGTTCAGAAATACTTTCCCATACATTGAATCGACATAGAGAAATTTTGCAGGACCTCTCTCAG GAGTTTAAAAGACTTCGCTCTAGTCTCAGAGCTAAGCAAGAACATGCATCACTCCTGGATTTTAGAGATTTTGACAAAGCAGGGTTGGATTTGGAAGAGGGTGGTGGCTCTGTTGAACAAGCTCTTCTGAAAGAGCAAGCAGCTCTTAGCAGAAGTTCAGGACAG ATTGATAGTGTGATCTCTCATGCCCAAGCCACATTAGGTGCACTTGTTCTTCAGCGCTCTACATTTGGTGGTATTAGCTCAAAGATAACCAATGTCAGCAGCCGTCTTCCAACA GTAAATCATATTCTCTCATCAATCAGAAGGAAAAAATCCATGGACACTATTATTCTTTCCCTTGTTGCATCAGTTTGTACATTTCTTATTCTGATTTACTGGTTGTCAAAGTGA